Proteins encoded by one window of Syntrophobacterales bacterium:
- a CDS encoding helix-turn-helix transcriptional regulator yields the protein MPKEKTLTPLAINIRRHRVRLGLSQDELGRIIGVKIETPQGAISGFEMGRRKPNPEMMKKLCELFGVDEVLLRGLVDEEQDRVLQLFKKLKDCGDGKAEEWIKWAEWQIAGEGQPQRQNDKKPKQEE from the coding sequence GTGCCAAAAGAAAAAACATTAACCCCGTTAGCTATAAACATCAGGCGGCATCGGGTACGACTCGGCCTTTCTCAGGACGAACTCGGAAGAATAATAGGTGTGAAGATAGAAACGCCTCAAGGTGCGATCAGTGGCTTCGAGATGGGCCGCAGAAAACCTAACCCTGAAATGATGAAAAAACTATGCGAGCTCTTCGGGGTGGACGAAGTGCTCTTAAGAGGTCTTGTGGATGAAGAACAGGATCGTGTCCTGCAGTTATTTAAAAAACTCAAAGACTGCGGTGACGGCAAGGCAGAAGAGTGGATCAAGTGGGCGGAATGGCAGATAGCAGGAGAGGGGCAGCCCCAACGACAGAATGATAAAAAACCAAAACAAGAAGAGTGA